From a single Lewinella sp. LCG006 genomic region:
- a CDS encoding 2-oxoacid:ferredoxin oxidoreductase subunit beta: MSYIRPSFRHPLLPKNEVGFTKADYEGVISTLCAGCGHDSVSGAIVRACYEMAIEPHRVAKLSGIGCSSKTPTYFLRQSHGFNTVHGRMPSVATGAYMANRDLIYVGVSGDGDSASIGLGQFVHAIRRNLNIVYILMNNGCYGLTKGQHSATADEGSKTKDGVSNPFPAIDLASMALELGATFVGRSFSGDKTQLIPLIQAAISHPGFAFLDVLSPCVTFNNKPSSTKSYDFVRAHQEATSTIDFVPHKKEILTNYAAGDAKQVKLHDGSYVQLRKLAANWDPTDRSSAMDRIRSAKSNDEILTGLLYIDQESRDLHELEQTVSRPLNSLTEVDLCPGSKALEKINAAFR, translated from the coding sequence ATGTCATACATCCGCCCAAGCTTCCGACATCCACTATTGCCCAAAAACGAGGTTGGTTTTACCAAAGCTGATTACGAAGGCGTTATTTCTACGCTTTGCGCAGGCTGTGGTCACGACTCTGTCAGTGGAGCCATCGTGCGAGCCTGTTATGAGATGGCTATTGAACCACATCGGGTAGCAAAATTGTCGGGTATTGGTTGTTCCTCAAAAACGCCTACTTACTTCCTGCGGCAATCGCATGGCTTCAACACGGTACATGGCCGCATGCCATCGGTAGCTACCGGAGCATACATGGCCAATCGGGACTTGATCTACGTGGGCGTCTCCGGTGATGGCGATTCGGCTTCCATCGGTTTGGGGCAGTTTGTCCACGCTATTCGGCGCAACCTCAACATCGTTTACATACTGATGAATAACGGATGCTATGGCCTCACCAAAGGGCAGCATTCTGCCACGGCTGATGAAGGCTCCAAGACCAAGGACGGCGTTTCGAATCCTTTCCCAGCCATTGATTTGGCAAGTATGGCACTGGAGTTAGGCGCAACCTTTGTAGGACGTAGTTTTTCTGGTGATAAAACGCAGTTGATCCCGCTGATCCAGGCGGCTATCTCGCATCCCGGTTTCGCGTTCCTGGATGTGCTTTCACCTTGTGTGACCTTCAACAATAAACCCAGCTCAACCAAATCTTATGATTTTGTGCGGGCGCATCAGGAGGCCACCTCCACCATTGATTTTGTTCCTCACAAAAAAGAAATCCTTACAAACTATGCAGCAGGAGATGCTAAGCAAGTGAAGCTGCACGACGGTTCTTATGTTCAGCTCCGCAAGCTGGCGGCCAATTGGGACCCTACCGACCGTTCCTCTGCCATGGATCGCATACGTAGCGCAAAGTCAAATGACGAGATACTAACGGGCTTACTTTACATCGACCAGGAAAGCAGAGACCTCCATGAATTGGAACAGACCGTAAGTCGCCCACTGAACAGCTTAACCGAAGTGGATCTTTGTCCTGGCTCAAAGGCGTTGGAGAAGATTAATGCTGCATTCAGGTGA